TCACATTGTTTATTCGGGCGCTGTGCGACTGGCGCGAACAACCGATCTTAGCCAGGCGCTCCGCCTGCTGGAGCTTGACCTCCATTTTTACGTTGCCGAGCGGGCACGGTATCGGGTCTTCGTTCACGCCGGTGTCGTGGGATGGCAAGGTCGCGCCATCGTTATTCCGGGCCGGACCTGGAGCGGAAAAACCTCGCTCGTCAGGTCCCTGGTTGAAGCAGGAGCCAGTTATTACTCGGATGAGTTTGCCGTCTTTGACGCGTCGGGCCGTGTCCACCCCTATCCCATTGCGCTGGGAATCCGGGATGAGCATTCCGGATTGCCCAGGAAATACTCAATCGCTGAACTTGGGGGCACAGTGGGTAGCCGTCCTCTGCCAGTAGAATTAATCGTTTTCACGCAGTTTCAACCGGGGGCCCGGTGGCGACCGCAACTGCTCACTCCGGGCAGAACCGTTCTTGAACTCTTGCGGCATACGCTTCCTGCTCGGAGAGAGCCAGAACGCGTCCTGAAAACACTGTCCGTTGTTGCTTCCCACGCGACAGCCCTTAAAGGTGACCGGGGAGAAGCGCGTGATCTGGCCGTTGGACTCCTTGAGTGGCTCAGCCGCCTGAAAACGTGTTCCCCCGGTGCGAAGAAACTTGTCAGCTCCGAACTCCTTGCCCGTTCCGGACGGTCTTCCTCCCTGTCCCCGTGAAACAACAGCAAAGGACAGGCGGCTTATGTTTCCCCAGAAGCGCGAAGAAGAACTCATTGTTCATGAGCTTGCGGAGGAGACCCTTATTTACGATCTGAAGAGGCATCGCGCCTACTGCCTGAATCGAACGGCCGCGATCATCTGGCGGTATTGTGACGGGCAGACGCCACCAGCACGGATGAAGGACCTGCTCAACCGGGAGTTGGGAAAAGATATTGAGGACTGGGTCATCCAACTGGCTCTGCTCCGTCTGGAGCGCGCTCATCTTCTCCGACGGGATGGCCCCGGACGCCAGGCCATGACCCCGGCCCGCCGACACCTTTTGAAGAAAGTCGGCAAGCTCGCCGTCGCGGCAAGTCTTTCGACGCTACTTC
The genomic region above belongs to Blastocatellia bacterium and contains:
- a CDS encoding PqqD family protein, which codes for MFPQKREEELIVHELAEETLIYDLKRHRAYCLNRTAAIIWRYCDGQTPPARMKDLLNRELGKDIEDWVIQLALLRLERAHLLRRDGPGRQAMTPARRHLLKKVGKLAVAASLSTLLPSVRAIVAPTAAQATTGVTRDQCRDSPPGQCPNLPCTDRPGRRCLPSGGRNRRCDCRL